The following are encoded in a window of Calderihabitans maritimus genomic DNA:
- a CDS encoding LCP family protein has product MSGYWKKVFGWYLAGILFIIAFYLGLSGYINSREIPSGEEDFPPQTEEPGLPPINVLILGLDTRENQKEPGRTDAIMVARIDPEKPGIYLVSIPRDTRVKIKGSWDKINAAYVYGGIDLARRTVEEFLDITIDHYVIVDFRGFVRLVDLVGGIDLEVPVRMYYPPEGIDLQPGYQTLNGEDTLAYARYRYTKEGDIGRAKRQQQVLELLLRKLLRLQSLSKLPGMIKIAREYVETDLSAQTLTQLGRVAYRVKDVPVTTVVIPGKNLKIDGLWYWEPDRGKVREIARLLR; this is encoded by the coding sequence GTGAGCGGTTACTGGAAGAAAGTTTTTGGCTGGTATCTGGCCGGCATCCTATTCATCATCGCCTTTTATCTAGGCCTGTCAGGCTATATAAACTCTCGGGAGATACCTTCCGGGGAAGAAGATTTTCCGCCACAAACCGAGGAACCCGGCTTGCCGCCCATAAACGTTCTAATTCTGGGTTTGGATACCCGGGAAAATCAAAAAGAGCCGGGAAGAACTGATGCCATCATGGTGGCCCGTATCGACCCGGAAAAGCCGGGAATATATCTCGTCTCTATTCCCCGGGACACCCGGGTGAAAATCAAAGGGTCCTGGGACAAGATTAACGCGGCCTACGTTTACGGAGGCATAGACCTGGCCCGCCGTACTGTAGAGGAATTTCTGGACATTACCATTGATCACTACGTTATTGTAGACTTTCGGGGTTTCGTCAGGTTGGTGGACCTGGTTGGCGGTATAGATTTAGAAGTACCGGTACGCATGTATTACCCGCCGGAAGGGATTGACCTGCAGCCGGGGTATCAGACCCTGAACGGGGAAGATACTCTGGCTTATGCCCGTTACCGCTATACTAAAGAAGGGGACATCGGACGGGCCAAAAGGCAGCAGCAGGTTTTGGAGCTACTATTGAGAAAACTGTTGCGGTTGCAGAGTCTAAGCAAACTCCCGGGTATGATTAAAATAGCGAGAGAGTACGTAGAGACGGATTTGTCTGCCCAGACGCTAACCCAATTGGGTAGGGTTGCTTATCGGGTGAAGGATGTCCCGGTAACTACAGTGGTAATACCGGGCAAAAATTTAAAGATAGATGGCTTATGGTACTGGGAACCGGACCGCGGGAAGGTCCGGGAAATTGCCCGGCTTTTGCGCTAG